The genomic segment TTGCTGGTCCATGTTGTTGATTCTGGCAAATGTTCCAAAGATGCTTGTAAGTCTCCAGTGTGCTCTCAGTCAAAAAAAAACAGCAGATCCATTGCGATACCCGCCCTTCTCAAAGAAGCAGGAGTAGAATTTTAAGGTCACTTTTTCACTTTCTCAGTGAACCAAATATGTATTTTGAGCAGCTCCGAAGAACCAGTTGAGTGCATCTTACTGGTGCATGAGAATTCCTGGAAAACATTTTACCTGAAGGAGAAACAATGCTTTGTTCTCGTGGTTTAAGAGGACTGAGCTGCAGAGGCCGAGAGCAAGGCAGTAACTGGTGAGAGGCCCTGGCTTTGGATGCTCTTTGGGGAAGCTTGCTAAGAGGTGAAGGGTTCCATATTTGAGGAACAACGTTGCAGGATATCTCTGGATGATGCAGTGGGATCTGATGTGGAAGGAATGAAAATCATTATACACATTTTGTATTTCGTGAATCTTTTATGCCAAGGGTTCTATGTAAAAAGCGGTCTTTCAGGGAGAGTGAAATCTGAAGGAGCAGGAGCAGTGGAGAAGCCCAAAACGGAAGAATTTAGGGCTTGAAAAATGAGAAAAGTTTACCTTAAGCTGCTCTCTGCAAAACAAATCCTTTTCCCCATTTCCATGATCTGTTGTGTATGCTTCTGTAAAAAGATGGCAAAAGATGCATGTATTTTGCTATCAGACATTATATTTGTTGTAAAGCCTTATTATTCCATAATTCTATCATGTGTAGTGTTTCCAACAAGGTTTTTCTCAGATGTTAATTGGGCACTTCTCACAATTCCATCAATTTGTTTCCCACATTTTACACATCTCCTCAAAGTTCTGATTCAGATAACTGAAGACATAACTGACTTCTATGTTGCAGCGAATAAACTATATAGGGATTCCTGATGCCTCTAACATCATTGGAAAAGAATATTTCTAGCTGAGGGTTGAACTCTGGGATCTCTTGAGTTTGGTGgttgatattacctagttgagtaatgaaacatctgcaatgaAACAACCATGCTTAGACACCCCCAAGAACTCTACTCCCAACATCTTCACAAATTGTATTACCAATCCCGTTTGTTCCTTTTACAACAGCACAACTATAGGACCAATATTGTGGACTTCTCCCTAGAGAAATTGAAGCAGCAGCTAGACTAAAGGTTGCCATTAATTCCCTAATAAACCCAGAATGATCCATTGATGAATTGAAAAATTCACAAGAAGGAAATTTGTCCAAGACCTGACAAATCTATGATGAAGGTTTGATACACACGGCCCTGTAGGAGGAAAATTAAATTAATCCACTTAAATATTAatcagcagtgtgctgcaacCACCAAGAGAGCTCACACAGTCTTGGGCTGcagaaacagagggatagaatcaagatcatgtcaaatgttagcaccactttataatgccttggtacacCCACACTTGCAATATTCTATCCACTTTTGGCCAccgcaatataaaaaagatgttgagattctagaaagagtgcagaaaagagcaacaaaaatgattagggagactaaaacataagacaatggttgcaggaattgggtatatctagtctaatgaaaagaaggactagagatgatgtaccaatacttgaagggctgtcgcAAAGAAGAAGGGGTAATGTATTCTTCACAGCACTTAaagataggacaagaaacaatggatgacaAATAGACAcacatattgatttttttttacccctcTTTCTCACCACTATGGTGGTGCTCTCGCTCTTCTTCAATCTCAGATCCTCTGCCAGAGGCCTGGTAGTTTGAGGGTCCTGTGCAGAATCTTAGCTGATTCTAGCACTTTAGAGTTTTGGACAGAGAGCTTTGACGTTCCTTAGATTATATATACTATTAGATTATAATGTTATATGTttgtgagtcagtggtgggtttcaaaaattgttcaaacctactctgtgggtgtggcctcctttgtgggagtggcttgccacccatgtgaccggatgggagtggcttgccacccatgtgaccggatgggagtggcttgccgcccatgtgaccggatatgaagatgccgacgacacttgtcagaaccaccttaaattacctcacacacagcactggcatgcataagaatatgatgtaaacttgttttctaaaaggcatctttggtttgcgttaaaacaacttcaacacacgcaatgttctgattgcgccacaaacgcagtagtcatccttacctttcacagaggcactgagttttataaatatgagcatgatagtttagaataatcatatccaaggaccagtggtgggtttcaaaaaagtttggaacctcttctgtaggtgtggcctgctttacgggtccactggtggaagctcttctaaacggttcggtagatttgacgaaccggttctaccaaatagatgcaaactggtaggaacccacctctgatgtgtgtgtgtgtgtgtgtgtgtgtgtgtgtgtgtgtgtgtgtgtgtgtagtacatCAGGATTTTAGCTTTCTAGATCAAAGATAATATATTTTACAGGAAGTCTGCCAGAAGCATTCTTTCTGAAAAATCTTAATAAAAACCTGATTCAGAATTGCTGCTGTCAGATGAACTGGAATCATTGCTGGTGCTTTCAGACACAGAGGAcgtattgctgctgctgctgctgctgctttcacTTAGTCGGCTAGGCCTTCCGTAGATTTGTGATTCGGCATTTTTTCCAGCTGTTAAGACACAGAGAACTTAAAAGTTAAAGGAGgcaaaaagtacagagaagataAACTAATATGATTGAAGGTCTGTAAgactaaaaacatatgaagaacggttgcaggaattgggtatgtctagttagtttatttgtcttgtatgccgcccactcctgaaggactccgggcggctcacaatagacaagggaagggggataaatagacaaagacaacacttaaaaaacccccgcaacattcacagtttccgtggggctggatgtttcacaagcccccccggcctgctggagcagccaggacttggtggctttgcggaaggccgggagggtagtaagggtccggatctccacggggaggtcattccagagggctggagctgcaacagagaaggctctcccccggggagtcgccagccgacattggctggcagatggaatccggaggagacctaacctgtgagatctaatcggtctatgggaggtaatcggcaggaggcggtctctcaggtacccaggtccgatgccatgtagggctttataggtaacgacctaGTCTAGTCAAGAAAAATGAAGGAGTAGAAGTGCCACGatggcagtattccagtatttgaggggttgcaacaaagaagaggggatcaatttattttccaaagtaccaagggcaggagaagaaacaatggatggaaacgaatcaaggagagaagcaacgaggaattaaggagaagcttcctaacagtgagagcgaATAActaatggaatgacttgccttcagaagttgtggctgcctcatcactggaggcttttaagaaaagactggaaagctacttgtctgaaatgttatagagtcttctccttgagcagggagttgagactagaagacctccaaggtcctttctagcTCTATTTTGATTTATTAATAAAGTTGCTGTGTTGGGAATCAGTGAGaacggagcagtggtgggtttcaatttttttagaacctcttctgtaggtgtggcctgttttgtgggagtggctttctggccatgtgaccaggtgggcgtggccaacttgtaaaatgtagtgaaattcacaacaacactcttgcttagcaaccaaaatgttggctcagaaactctggcatttgaagcacgcaagtcttaaagctgtcaagttacaagaccctggcacccctagccctttagaaaaaaaaaacccaggggtgttcaaacttgacagttttaagacttgtggacttcaactcccagaattcttgatgatgtgcggatgggcagggggagggagctggaaccggttctaaatggcacggtagatttgtggaacctcttctatagaagaggttagaactggcaggaaccccccGCTGAATAGAACTGccgggaacccacccctggaaaggaGCAACATTTAAGCAAAAGTAACTGATATGGAGTTAATCGGCATTATTAACCTAATAATGTTTGCCACAGAACAGAACCCCAATTCATCTGGCCCGtttcagaaaaatataaatactgGATAAAGGGCAAGGAGATTATCAAGATCCCCACACCGTTTTTTCACCAGGGAGGGctcacttcagaggtgggttcctaccagttcgtaccagtttggtagaaccggttcgtcaaatctaccgaaccagttagaagaggttccaccagtggacccggaaagcaggccacacctacagaagaggttccaaaaatttttgaaacccactactgacacacacacacacacacacactcacacagagagaggaagagaaagaaaggaagaaagaaagaaagaaaaaaagaaaaaagaaaaagtgagagagagatgaaagaaaaaaaggaaaaagggacagagagacaaaataaaggaaagagagagggggagagagagagagagagaaaaaaacacatggccagcaagccactcccaccaggtcacatggccggcaagccactcccacaaaggaggccacacccacagagtaggttcgaaattttttttgaaatccaccactggctcACTTACATTTTGCATTTTGCTTGACTGAGCAGAGCAGACCGCTGACATTCAGCAACCTCTGAGCTTGTGGCTTCTCTAAAGTAAATTGGTCTTTGGGGTTTTTTGCTAGAtacaaaaggaagagaaggaaatcaGGAACAACATCCAAGCAGTTAtctagaaacaaaaaaaatcatacaatttcccctcccctttttaaggCATGTTGTATAACACACCGTAATGTTTCTTGGGCCTTTTTCTCAAGCAAGTCATGACATATTTCTCCAGTGCCCGTAAAGTGGAAGCTTGGAGAGCTTCAAAGTCTATTTCAATTTCTTCAAGATTTGAATGTCTCAGTGATGGCTCCCTTGACTGAATGATATACACGACTCTGCCAAGTTTCTCCCCTGGGAGTTTATTTATGTCTAGGCTTAATTGCCTCTTTTCATCATAACTCATCGGCTTGGCAGCATCTTCCTCCTCGGTCTTGAGTCCTGCAAGTTCTTCTTGCTGCTGGCTTTTCTTGGAATGACTGCAAGAGAGAGATATAAACAATCATTAACTCTGGGACCAGCGGCTTTGAGTACAAATCCATGCCAACAAGCAGCCTTACAGGTTcaaagccatttttttcttcagctgcttcatttttctgcttttctgGATCGTGGGCTGGATTCTggctttgcttttccttttttccttcttaaatttccctttcttcttcaatCTGGGCACGGTGGTTTTAGCCAAAGCTTGCAATTGCTGGTGAACAgctttaagctagagagaggaaCGGGAAGAGgaacatgaattaaaaaaaacctgatttgtTCAAAGTTGCAAATTTTCTGTGAGATTTCCTGAGAGTGCTCTaacctgagcagtggtgggattcagcaggtttgcacctatccgggagaaccggttcttaactttccaagcagttcggagaaccggttgttggaagaaatctcgttttgccccccccccactttacagagctaatcctgtaaggaaggcaggaaggaaacattctagtgttgtttctagcctaatctttattaccctgcttacagaaactctccagttaagagccgaggtggcgcagtggttaaatgcagcactgcaggctacttcagctgactgcagttctgcagttcggctgttcaaatctcaccggctcagggttgactcagccttccatccttccgaggtgggtaaaatgaggacctggattgttgttgggggcaatatgctgactctacaaaccgcttagagagggctgaaagccctatgaagcggtatataagtctaactgctattgctattgctattgctattaacccttattccattgcaacagctaaggcgaagcgcccatcgacctgagtgatgttgagttggccacgcccacacggttaAGTGACTACTGAGCCCCGCctgcccagctggtcatcagggcagagaaccggttgtcaaattgtttgaatcccaccaccaaaCCTGAGCAATTAGTGAAGTAACTTTGACTGtaccaaaggttctttttcaaaaggcaactggactttgttttccttgaagacgtttcgcttctcatccaagaaacttcttcatgaacggctttttttaaacagttaagcagagtcgtccattggaggctctggcagcagcagcttctgcctttttctttttacattttttacattttcatcgtggcagacaagaggagagttgtgacacagctggaaaaggtatgtgggtcagacggagggaggggaggaggaattcaaaattattgtaatttgtaattttttattgtaagcaatttgtgtgtgtgtgtgtgtgtgtgcgtgtgtttgtttcttcacttcactcaaacaaactctctctcaatttgagaagagagggaagggggagaggcagggagggcagccttgtttgagaagagaggggcagcccgccagcagaggtgggtcttttacccacctctgctagcGGGCTggagctttttttcttttgcctgctgtgccccccttccctttctcctctcccctccaccggaagccccatcctgctcccctctccctttcctcctcctcctctcccctttctttgccagctgccgcctcaccccccgcctcctctgtccctgccgctgtgtccgacagaggcgtcttgcgtctatggcggacacagaTGTTGGGGACAGCGGCAGGGACGCTGCTTCTTGCCGCCGCCATGTCCGCCGcttcactcccacctcctccgtccccaccgctgtgtccaacagaggcgtctcgcgtctatggcggacataaatgtgagacaccTCTGTCAGGGACAGCGGCGGGGATGCTGCTTCTCGCCGCCACCGGgttcttgcctcaccaaccataaacctcaccgcacgtcactgatagatAGTGGATAAGAAACTGCTAGGATCTATGGCtgagaatccccccccccttttgggtaAAGTTTTCTAAATTTTGGACTAGACCGGGTTATTCAAAAGAGCCACAAATTAAAATTGAATGCTAGTAGGGAAGCTTAGAAAATAATCAAGAAGGCTAGTGGGTGTTTTCTTCAAATTATTCCTCTTATTTGCTTCACTAGCCTGCAGTCCAAGAATACTGAGATGAGATCCCATATAGTGTGGTTTAAATCTTTCATCCCTTCGTTTCCCATTTCTAGTTTTTCTATTAGAAAGGAATGTTCAGTAATATTTAGGAACTAACACAGTTTCTATGAACAAACAGATGGTGTGCGGGGTAAAATACGGCTCTTGTTTAGCTGGAGAGCAACTTCAACTATTATGAAACACgtatagacttttttttaaagggaaaaatgtAACATCTTGCTGGAGAAAAATGCCCAAAGTGATATTTGCTGCCAAAGAGAAGAGCAGGTATTAAAGCAAAGCAAAGGTTTGTTTCAATAGCTACAGCATTTTCTATCTTGGCACCTTCCTCCTAATTATGTCTCCTTGCCAGCATGAAAGGTTAGCACAGAACATAATTGTTTACTAATAAATATTTCAGCTGGAATGAGCCCAAGTAAAGCATTTacttaaataaatgttatttaaaaacacCTGAACACTCCTTTTGCTTTCCTTCGGTGCCTTGATGTACAAGGTCAGGTTCTGAAAATAGCAAAGAAGATGACCTTGATGGAAATATAGAAGATCTGTTACCAAAGCAGGTGAGGTGTGAAACAAACCTTAAGTCCACAATCACCTCTCTAATTCTAGGAGTATAAGAAGGggcttccaaccagtggtgggtttcaaaaattgttcgaacctactctgtgggtgtggcttcctttgtgggagtggcttgccgcccatgtgactggatgggagtggcttgccacccatgtgaccggatatgaagatgccgacgacacttgtcagaaccaccttaaattacctcacacacagcactggcatgcataagaatatgatggaaacttgttttttaaaaggcatctttggtttgcgttaaaacaacttcaacacacgcaatgttctgattgcaccacaaacgcagtagtcatccttccctttcacagaggcactgagttttataaatatgagcatgatagtgtagaataatcatatccaaggaccagtggtgggtttcaaaaatttttggaacctcttctgtaggtgtggcctgctttccgggtccactggtggaacctcttctaaccggttcggtagatttgatgaaccggttctaccgaataggtgcaaactggtaggaacccacctctgcttccaacttACTGTAGCCACTCTCAATAAAAGTAGATTTCAGCCTTCCTGTAGGGTTGATTTTCTGCTCTTATATACCTGGTTAGGCTTATAACTCATGATGATTAAGTAAGCAAAGCTGTAGTATAATGAGTGAAGTGGCTCTAGTTATATCttgttgactttttaaaaagctcatgCTATACATGATTATGCAATAGACTAGTGATCTCATTGTGTTGTGAAATTACATAACAAATGCATAATTTTTTCTCACAAAGtaggaatgaaaatacagaaatgcCTTGATTCTATAATAAGACAATGTTAATGTAATTAAATATCTTATCTCCTAATTTCTTATCTCCTATTAGCTGTGTTCGATATGGAAGTGATTTCAACAcagttctttctctcttcttacacatttttttctccccttacACCCACAAATGATCCCATCTTTTTCACtaagcacaaatggaagcaaAATATAGCCATGTGGAATTGTGGGAAGaatttataaatgtatataattatGTTAGAAATATTGGATAGGGAATCATATATGTTAACTAATCCAGGTCTCCAAAATAAAAGTGTCTTATTAAACACTTATTTCAAATTGTAAACACACACAAGCAAGCACACAAAACTCAATAAACACAATATAAACGTAATTATAATGCCCACAGTTCAAACAAAGAGACTCAATCCACATCGCTTGATTTAATCAACCTCTTCTCCAGGGTCAACACATACACACCTCATGTGTCACACACTAGAACCAGGATGCCCATCAAGCCCACACAAAGGACCCCCTATAAAACAATCCCTCTGTGCTCCATTTTCTCTGTGGGCAAATCTCTTTGATTTGGGgaataaataattcttttttcaCAGCTGTCTGGACCTCATTTTTATGTATTCTTCCGCAACCCctgctcaatagcaatagcagttagacttatataccgcttcatagggctttcagccctctctaagcggtttacagagtcagcatatcgccccccacagtctgggtcctcatttcacccacctcggaaggatggaaggctgagtcaaccctgagccggtgagatttgaaccgcaccctaaccactgcgccaccgcggctcaagTTGGAACCCCAAATTCTTCTTTTGACAGAACTATGTACACAGCCACTTACTTGATCTTGGAGCTCCTCAAGGCGTTTCGCTTGTTCTTTTTCAGAGCTTTCATCAGATGAGATGTTAGAGCTGCTATCGCTGGATACAGAAGTGGGGCTCCTTGTAGTGGAATGCAGCAGAGGTCTACCAGTAAGTGGTTCATCTGGAATTCTGGCAAACATCATCTCAAATACATCCTTCACAAAAGAAAGGTAGCTAGATTTAAAAACCTTCTCCATGACTGCAGTCTAGGACTTTTAACCCAAAGTGCTATGTTGCACGAGCaccaaaaaaataagcaaaatccAGAAGTGGTGTCTGACACACAATAAAGAATGGAGGACATATAGATGTGCTATTAAGTAGCTAGAGAAGAGATGTGTATGTCAGatgtgtatgtcagtggtgggtttcaaaaattgttcgaacctactctatgggtgtggcctcctttgtgggagtggcttgccacccacgtgaccggatatgaaattatgaattagtacttagttcggtccaagtagcttttcagaaactctggcattgaagcatgcaggtcttaaacctgtcaagttacaagatccttgcacccctaaccctttagaaaaaaaactaggggtcttcaaacctgacagctttaagacttgtggacttcaactcccagaattcctcctccagtcacattggctcaggaactctggcattgaagcatgcaagtcttaaagctgtcaagttacaagatccttgcacccgtaaccctttagcagtggtgggtttcaaaaaaatttggaacctcttctgtaggtgtggcctgctttccgggtccactggtggaacctcttctaaccggtccggtagatttgacgaaccagttctaccgaataggtgcgaactggtaggaacccatctctggtgtaTGTGTACGGTACTAAGTAGCTTGCCCTTCATTCACAAGCTGATCTTCCCACTCTTGGCTGTAATGGAGGATATTGCATGATAACCAGTATAGAATTTCAATTTAATTGCCAGTTGGGCAGGTTCATATAAATGGAACTCAAGAGGGTAACTTAATCTTTATTTCAGGCAGCAACAATTCTCAGCTATATACTATGTTGAACAACAACACTTACTGTAATTTCACTAGGATCCCAGAAATGTATTACTTTCCCCCATAACTCACCTGAAGTTTTCTTGCCATCGACACTATTTCATGATCTGGAGAATGGTATCTATAGTAATTCATAAACATTAGCCTGATATCAGCAGCAAATTCTTGGGTGTCTTTATATTCACAATTGTCCAGTTTGTTCTGTGAAAAATACAAGAATTCTTTCAGTCAGGTATCTTACAGCAATATAGAGATATCAGTGCTCTGAATGAGAAGGTTGAGTAAGCAAAATCACACAAAGTGTCAAGTTTTATGGTCACTGGGGTTAACATATTATTTAGCCTCACATTTACAACACATCTTATGTTCCCatagaataaatatatttaattttactttcCAAGAGACAGTATTTCTGAATAGGCTTCCCAATTTGATATCCACACCTCTATTCAGTCACCTCAAgattggattattgtaatgcgctctacatggggctgcccttgaagagtgttcgaagactccagatggtccagaacgcagctgcgcgagcgattgtgcgtgcacccaggtacacccacgttacacctatcctccgtgagctgcactggttacccattagtctccggatcctcttcaaggcgctggtcattacctataaagcccttcatggcatcggacctgggtacctgagagaccgcctcctgccgatcacctcccatagaccgattcgatcacacaggttaggtctcctccagattccatctgccagccaatgttggctggcgactccccgggggagagccttctctgttgcagctccagccctctggaacgatctcccgtggagatccggacccttactaccctcccggccttccgcaaagctgttaagtcctggcagCTCCAGCAGGCCATTGGGCCCTCGATATatccagccccccggagattgtgattgttgtatattttaatgttgtttgtgtgttattcccccctcccttgttttattgtaagccgcccggagtccttcaggagtgggcggcatacaaatcaataaaactataaattatAACTATAAACTATTCAGCAACAGCTGGAAACACCTGTGGATTACCTATTCCATATCGCCTTATATCTTGCttttctactattttttaaaactcatCTTTTATCAGGCCTTCACTTTCGCAGGATCTGCACCAAGCCTTTGGTTTCTGCACCAGTACGATGCTCCcatattttgttttactttataCAAAGATAATGCAATGAATAACTACAATGGCATCACCTCTTACATGACAATACTTTGATTCAAATCAGGCTGAGACATTCTTCCAGTCTCACAAATTTTATTGAGATGCCAGAtagtacagaaaatgagagattggTGCTAATGCAGAAAAGTGACGCTTATCCGACTGTTACCTGACACACTGATTTTAAAATGACAtaatatacaggtggtcctttaCTTATGTCATTATTGGAGTCCAGAATTACATTTGTAAGTTGTGCCGTTTGTGGTTGTACTCAAAGTTTTATGAGTGGTGGTTTTTGCAGTGGTGCTTTTTGCAGTGGTGGTTAAATGAATGCTGAAATCATAAAGTGAATGTGTGGTTTGTTTAAGCATGCTGGTTTCTGGCAGCAAAGGTAATCATAGTAATGTGACCAAAGGATGATGCAAATGACTGTAAATACAGCCTGGTTGCAAAGcaaccaaaatgtgatcacacGACTGTCAAGGAGGACCACCACTGGAACTTTGAATCTTGATTGTAAATACCATTTTTTTGgttctatccaggggtgggtttcaaccagttcgcggcggtccctgcgaaccggttggtcggcgaactcggaagtaagtaacttccgggaacggtgaagggcacGCCCAcccgcccgtggtccttacccggttttgacgagttctgcgcttccacgcatgcgcaggacgcatacagcgcctgcgtgatcctccaggagcagctggagcgttgcgcagacgctagtacgcatgcgtgcaccgcgcacgtgcacgagaacgccgccggccccgttccaaacaaactggttggaatggggcaagaaacccacccctggttctatcATAAGTTTGACCAGTCTctaagcaactggttgtaagtggaggaccacctgtatagagCAATCAATTCCATTTACGATGCCAAACCCCACTTACTTTAATTGTTCCAAGATCCATAGGACATTTAATAATATTGAGATATTCTTCAGGGTCCAAGGAAGCGCTCTCTATTGGCTTGTAAAATGGCCAAGCGTAAGCCGCATGCTGGTTTGACATCAATTCTATAAGAATTTCATTACAGTATTCCAGTGGCTCTATTAGCTGTATGTTTTCCGTGGGTTCAGTTGGCTGCCACGAATCTGATAAGGCTTCTTCGGACAGGAACTCATTTCCGGTGGAAATCTTGGTTATTTTGGGTTCGAGGAGCGCCGGAGAAGATTCGCTGCTTGCAGTGATGGTTGCTGTAGTGGTATCAGCTTTCCTTTTCACACCCTTTTCATTACAGGAACATGGCTTATTAAAGAGAGAATTGTACATTTAAAATCTGGTTTACGATCCTTGGACTAAGACAGTCAAAATTTAATTATAAtaggtagctttttaaaaaatcctcctcttgccccagatcagtggtggattcctaccagtttggatcggttcggccaaatcagtagtggtttggctgcctgggtcgctggaatcggcagtgacccaggcctgccacgcccccgaaccagttccacAGGAGCCGCCTTATGCCCTGcaa from the Thamnophis elegans isolate rThaEle1 chromosome 5, rThaEle1.pri, whole genome shotgun sequence genome contains:
- the BRDT gene encoding bromodomain testis-specific protein, translated to MGDCLKEMEEADLFDIRKPSGIKMAASNPQHMTIINPPPPNYINLEGTGCLTNQLQYLQRTVMKAMWRHNFSWPFHQPVDAEGLKLPDYYNIVKEPMDLTTIQKRLEHQYYTCAAECIDNFKTMFANCYLYNKPGDDIVFMAQELEKVFLQKVAQMPPDEKIVVTNKGKKGEGITDAAEQYDAKKSQIQHTKKSRKTKPFQMKTVIPQLHTAEPSPSLSVTPTSEAVIKGVKRKADTTTATITASSESSPALLEPKITKISTGNEFLSEEALSDSWQPTEPTENIQLIEPLEYCNEILIELMSNQHAAYAWPFYKPIESASLDPEEYLNIIKCPMDLGTIKNKLDNCEYKDTQEFAADIRLMFMNYYRYHSPDHEIVSMARKLQDVFEMMFARIPDEPLTGRPLLHSTTRSPTSVSSDSSSNISSDESSEKEQAKRLEELQDQLKAVHQQLQALAKTTVPRLKKKGKFKKEKRKSKARIQPTIQKSRKMKQLKKKMALNLHSKKSQQQEELAGLKTEEEDAAKPMSYDEKRQLSLDINKLPGEKLGRVVYIIQSREPSLRHSNLEEIEIDFEALQASTLRALEKYVMTCLRKRPKKHYAKNPKDQFTLEKPQAQRLLNVSGLLCSVKQNAKSGKNAESQIYGRPSRLSESSSSSSSNTSSVSESTSNDSSSSDSSNSESEAYTTDHGNGEKDLFCREQLKIPLHHPEISCNVVPQIWNPSPLSKLPQRASKARASHQLLPCSRPLQLSPLKPREQSIVSPSGMVAIVSPLHCKPVQETAQSDALATQASHNSSYKLSEVPCSSSSNNPLDNRKDIQKPSILHQRLPSALQVKSSMGVAKVTPTDQEQNTKASFPDGHWRPRMTESAGATITENCSDNSEDKKKREAKPQMPVIKDIKVKHADSWTSLGKMVSVPVSVKSSNESFRQFQKAALEKGESEWAKERKKRLEQAEKKLKKHPQEKERNGREKDLKSTAIKEGCPIPNVTGSGREQSHSAPNLVIDRNLARKLEQERRRREALKSTIDMNFQSDVMATFEETLQ